One Melanotaenia boesemani isolate fMelBoe1 chromosome 8, fMelBoe1.pri, whole genome shotgun sequence DNA segment encodes these proteins:
- the cirbpa gene encoding cold inducible RNA binding protein a isoform X4: MSDEGKLFIGGLSFETNEESLAAAFGKYGTIEKVDVIRDKETGRSRGFGFVKYDNVEDAKDALDAMNGKTLDGRAIRVDEAGKGGRSRGGFGSGPRGGRFSGSRGRGGYNSDRGYGDRSYGDRGFGGGDRSFGGSGGYRSGGYSSGGYRENRGQGGYGDRSGSYRDGYDSYATHE; this comes from the exons ATGTCGGACGAGGGCAAATTGTTCATCGGAGGACTGAGCTTCGAGACTAACGAAGAGTCTCTTGCCGCCGCCTTCGGCAAATACGGAACCATCGAGAAAG TGGACGTGATTAGAGACAAAGAGACTGGAAGATCTCgtggttttggttttgtgaaATACGACAACGTTGAAGATGCTAAAGATGCATTGGATGCCATGAACGGAaag ACCCTGGATGGACGGGCCATTAGAGTGGATGAAGCAGGAAAGGGTGGACGTTCCAGAGGAGGATTTGGTTCAGGCCCCAGAGGAGGCAGATTCAGCGGATCACGTGGAAGGG GTGGATACAACAGTGACCGGGGCTATGGCGACAGAAGTTATGGTGACAGAGGCTTCGGCGGTGGTGACAGGAGCTTTGGCGGTAGTGGTGGATACAGAAGTGGTGGATATTCCTCTGGTGGCTACAGGGAAAACAG GGGCCAGGGTGGATATGGCGATCGCTCTGGATCATACCGCGATGGATATGACAGCTATG CTACACACGAGTAA
- the cirbpa gene encoding cold inducible RNA binding protein a isoform X3: protein MSDEGKLFIGGLSFETNEESLAAAFGKYGTIEKVDVIRDKETGRSRGFGFVKYDNVEDAKDALDAMNGKTLDGRAIRVDEAGKGGRSRGGFGSGPRGGRFSGSRGRGGRGFSRGGYNSDRGYGDRSYGDRGFGGGDRSFGGSGGYRSGGYSSGGYRENRGQGGYGDRSGSYRDGYDSYG, encoded by the exons ATGTCGGACGAGGGCAAATTGTTCATCGGAGGACTGAGCTTCGAGACTAACGAAGAGTCTCTTGCCGCCGCCTTCGGCAAATACGGAACCATCGAGAAAG TGGACGTGATTAGAGACAAAGAGACTGGAAGATCTCgtggttttggttttgtgaaATACGACAACGTTGAAGATGCTAAAGATGCATTGGATGCCATGAACGGAaag ACCCTGGATGGACGGGCCATTAGAGTGGATGAAGCAGGAAAGGGTGGACGTTCCAGAGGAGGATTTGGTTCAGGCCCCAGAGGAGGCAGATTCAGCGGATCACGTGGAAGGGGTGGGCGTGGTTTCTCTAGAG GTGGATACAACAGTGACCGGGGCTATGGCGACAGAAGTTATGGTGACAGAGGCTTCGGCGGTGGTGACAGGAGCTTTGGCGGTAGTGGTGGATACAGAAGTGGTGGATATTCCTCTGGTGGCTACAGGGAAAACAG GGGCCAGGGTGGATATGGCGATCGCTCTGGATCATACCGCGATGGATATGACAGCTATG GGTAA
- the cirbpa gene encoding cold inducible RNA binding protein a isoform X2, with amino-acid sequence MSDEGKLFIGGLSFETNEESLAAAFGKYGTIEKVDVIRDKETGRSRGFGFVKYDNVEDAKDALDAMNGKTLDGRAIRVDEAGKGGRSRGGFGSGPRGGRFSGSRGRGGRGFSRGGYNSDRGYGDRSYGDRGFGGGDRSFGGSGGYRSGGYSSGGYRENRGQGGYGDRSGSYRDGYDSYDW; translated from the exons ATGTCGGACGAGGGCAAATTGTTCATCGGAGGACTGAGCTTCGAGACTAACGAAGAGTCTCTTGCCGCCGCCTTCGGCAAATACGGAACCATCGAGAAAG TGGACGTGATTAGAGACAAAGAGACTGGAAGATCTCgtggttttggttttgtgaaATACGACAACGTTGAAGATGCTAAAGATGCATTGGATGCCATGAACGGAaag ACCCTGGATGGACGGGCCATTAGAGTGGATGAAGCAGGAAAGGGTGGACGTTCCAGAGGAGGATTTGGTTCAGGCCCCAGAGGAGGCAGATTCAGCGGATCACGTGGAAGGGGTGGGCGTGGTTTCTCTAGAG GTGGATACAACAGTGACCGGGGCTATGGCGACAGAAGTTATGGTGACAGAGGCTTCGGCGGTGGTGACAGGAGCTTTGGCGGTAGTGGTGGATACAGAAGTGGTGGATATTCCTCTGGTGGCTACAGGGAAAACAG GGGCCAGGGTGGATATGGCGATCGCTCTGGATCATACCGCGATGGATATGACAGCTATG ACTGGTGA
- the cirbpa gene encoding cold inducible RNA binding protein a isoform X1 yields MSDEGKLFIGGLSFETNEESLAAAFGKYGTIEKVDVIRDKETGRSRGFGFVKYDNVEDAKDALDAMNGKTLDGRAIRVDEAGKGGRSRGGFGSGPRGGRFSGSRGRGGRGFSRGGYNSDRGYGDRSYGDRGFGGGDRSFGGSGGYRSGGYSSGGYRENRGQGGYGDRSGSYRDGYDSYATHE; encoded by the exons ATGTCGGACGAGGGCAAATTGTTCATCGGAGGACTGAGCTTCGAGACTAACGAAGAGTCTCTTGCCGCCGCCTTCGGCAAATACGGAACCATCGAGAAAG TGGACGTGATTAGAGACAAAGAGACTGGAAGATCTCgtggttttggttttgtgaaATACGACAACGTTGAAGATGCTAAAGATGCATTGGATGCCATGAACGGAaag ACCCTGGATGGACGGGCCATTAGAGTGGATGAAGCAGGAAAGGGTGGACGTTCCAGAGGAGGATTTGGTTCAGGCCCCAGAGGAGGCAGATTCAGCGGATCACGTGGAAGGGGTGGGCGTGGTTTCTCTAGAG GTGGATACAACAGTGACCGGGGCTATGGCGACAGAAGTTATGGTGACAGAGGCTTCGGCGGTGGTGACAGGAGCTTTGGCGGTAGTGGTGGATACAGAAGTGGTGGATATTCCTCTGGTGGCTACAGGGAAAACAG GGGCCAGGGTGGATATGGCGATCGCTCTGGATCATACCGCGATGGATATGACAGCTATG CTACACACGAGTAA